The following are encoded together in the Osmia lignaria lignaria isolate PbOS001 chromosome 6, iyOsmLign1, whole genome shotgun sequence genome:
- the LOC117601406 gene encoding acyl-CoA Delta-9 desaturase isoform X2 produces MAVVALQINRTVQRTGFFKMAPNLFGTSATLYLEASQQDVHQDKSTTEKSNSQKVLLQKSSTAKPKYKWNIVWRNVIAFIYLHIGALYGFYLFFNGTKFYTFLWTFAVACAAALGITAGAHRLWAHRTYKAKWPMRFVLMICQTIAFQNHIYEWVRDHRVHHKFTDTDADPHNAQRGFFFSHMGWLLVRKHPDVIKKGATIDMSDLEADPLVVWQRRLYLFLMPLCCFIIPMWVPCYFWGEKPFNSWYSTVFRYTLSLNLTWLVNSAAHIWGMKPYDKTIGPTENISVAICAFGEGWHNYHHVFPWDYKAAELGNYRTNFTTGFIDACSRIGWAYDMKTVPVEIVKKRAARTGDGTKYDKTEAHHHSHENMKWGWGDADMQPEEIQEVEIINKSD; encoded by the exons ATGGCGGTAGTGGCGCTACAGATCAATCGGACCGTTCAACGAACAGG ATTCTTCAAGATGGCGCCGAACCTATTTGGTACCTCGGCGACATTATATTTGGAAGCATCCCAGCAGGATGTCCATCAAGATAAATCAACGACAGAAAAGTCGAACAGTCAGAAGGTGCTTCTACAAAAGTCGTCGACGGCTAAACCGAAATATAAATGGAACATCGTTTGGAGGAACGTGATCGCTTTTATTTACCTTCATATAGGAGCTCTTTATGGATTCTATCTCTTCTTCAATGGAACAAAATTCTACACCTTTCTTTGGA CATTTGCAGTGGCATGCGCAGCAGCACTTGGTATCACAGCCGGTGCCCATAGATTATGGGCCCATCGAACCTATAAAGCAAAATGGCCCATGAGATTCGTACTGATGATCTGTCAAACAATCGCTTTCCAA AATCACATTTACGAGTGGGTGAGAGATCACCGAGTGCATCACAAGTTCACCGATACTGATGCCGATCCACATAACGCTCAAAGAGGATTCTTCTTTTCCCATATGGGATGGCTTTTGGTACGAAAACATCCGGATGTGATCAAGAAGGGTGCTACGATCGATATGAGCGACCTCGAAGCGGATCCCTTGGTAGTTTGGCAAAGAAg gtTGTATCTTTTCCTGATGCCCCTCTGCTGCTTCATAATCCCCATGTGGGTGCCGTGTTATTTCTGGGGAGAGAAACCATTTAATTCATGGTACAGCACCGTCTTTAGATACACTTTGTCCTTGAACTTGACGTGGTTGGTGAACTCGGCTGCTCATATATGGGGCATGAAACCTTACGACAA AACGATTGGACCAACGGAGAACATCAGTGTGGCTATATGCGCGTTCGGCGAAGGCTGGCACAATTACCATCACGTGTTCCCATGGGATTACAAAGCGGCTGAATTGGGAAATTATAGGACCAATTTCACCACCGGATTCATCGATGCCTGTTCGCGTATCGGATGGGCATACGACATGAAAACTGTTCCAGTTGAAATTGTGAAGAAACGAGCAGCCAGGACTGGCGATGGAACGAa ATACGATAAAACGGAAGCCCATCATCATAGCCACGAGAACATGAAATGGGGATGGGGAGACGCGGACATGCAACCTGAAGAGATCCAGGAAGTCGAGATTATCAACAAAAGCGATTAA
- the LOC117601406 gene encoding acyl-CoA Delta-9 desaturase isoform X1, translating into MVRWLQPLAHRFFKMAPNLFGTSATLYLEASQQDVHQDKSTTEKSNSQKVLLQKSSTAKPKYKWNIVWRNVIAFIYLHIGALYGFYLFFNGTKFYTFLWTFAVACAAALGITAGAHRLWAHRTYKAKWPMRFVLMICQTIAFQNHIYEWVRDHRVHHKFTDTDADPHNAQRGFFFSHMGWLLVRKHPDVIKKGATIDMSDLEADPLVVWQRRLYLFLMPLCCFIIPMWVPCYFWGEKPFNSWYSTVFRYTLSLNLTWLVNSAAHIWGMKPYDKTIGPTENISVAICAFGEGWHNYHHVFPWDYKAAELGNYRTNFTTGFIDACSRIGWAYDMKTVPVEIVKKRAARTGDGTKYDKTEAHHHSHENMKWGWGDADMQPEEIQEVEIINKSD; encoded by the exons ATGGTTCGATGGCTGCAACCCCTGGCTCATCG ATTCTTCAAGATGGCGCCGAACCTATTTGGTACCTCGGCGACATTATATTTGGAAGCATCCCAGCAGGATGTCCATCAAGATAAATCAACGACAGAAAAGTCGAACAGTCAGAAGGTGCTTCTACAAAAGTCGTCGACGGCTAAACCGAAATATAAATGGAACATCGTTTGGAGGAACGTGATCGCTTTTATTTACCTTCATATAGGAGCTCTTTATGGATTCTATCTCTTCTTCAATGGAACAAAATTCTACACCTTTCTTTGGA CATTTGCAGTGGCATGCGCAGCAGCACTTGGTATCACAGCCGGTGCCCATAGATTATGGGCCCATCGAACCTATAAAGCAAAATGGCCCATGAGATTCGTACTGATGATCTGTCAAACAATCGCTTTCCAA AATCACATTTACGAGTGGGTGAGAGATCACCGAGTGCATCACAAGTTCACCGATACTGATGCCGATCCACATAACGCTCAAAGAGGATTCTTCTTTTCCCATATGGGATGGCTTTTGGTACGAAAACATCCGGATGTGATCAAGAAGGGTGCTACGATCGATATGAGCGACCTCGAAGCGGATCCCTTGGTAGTTTGGCAAAGAAg gtTGTATCTTTTCCTGATGCCCCTCTGCTGCTTCATAATCCCCATGTGGGTGCCGTGTTATTTCTGGGGAGAGAAACCATTTAATTCATGGTACAGCACCGTCTTTAGATACACTTTGTCCTTGAACTTGACGTGGTTGGTGAACTCGGCTGCTCATATATGGGGCATGAAACCTTACGACAA AACGATTGGACCAACGGAGAACATCAGTGTGGCTATATGCGCGTTCGGCGAAGGCTGGCACAATTACCATCACGTGTTCCCATGGGATTACAAAGCGGCTGAATTGGGAAATTATAGGACCAATTTCACCACCGGATTCATCGATGCCTGTTCGCGTATCGGATGGGCATACGACATGAAAACTGTTCCAGTTGAAATTGTGAAGAAACGAGCAGCCAGGACTGGCGATGGAACGAa ATACGATAAAACGGAAGCCCATCATCATAGCCACGAGAACATGAAATGGGGATGGGGAGACGCGGACATGCAACCTGAAGAGATCCAGGAAGTCGAGATTATCAACAAAAGCGATTAA
- the LOC117601406 gene encoding acyl-CoA Delta-9 desaturase isoform X3: MTGTFSFISRFFKMAPNLFGTSATLYLEASQQDVHQDKSTTEKSNSQKVLLQKSSTAKPKYKWNIVWRNVIAFIYLHIGALYGFYLFFNGTKFYTFLWTFAVACAAALGITAGAHRLWAHRTYKAKWPMRFVLMICQTIAFQNHIYEWVRDHRVHHKFTDTDADPHNAQRGFFFSHMGWLLVRKHPDVIKKGATIDMSDLEADPLVVWQRRLYLFLMPLCCFIIPMWVPCYFWGEKPFNSWYSTVFRYTLSLNLTWLVNSAAHIWGMKPYDKTIGPTENISVAICAFGEGWHNYHHVFPWDYKAAELGNYRTNFTTGFIDACSRIGWAYDMKTVPVEIVKKRAARTGDGTKYDKTEAHHHSHENMKWGWGDADMQPEEIQEVEIINKSD; the protein is encoded by the exons ATGACGGGGACGTTCTCGTTTATTTCGCG ATTCTTCAAGATGGCGCCGAACCTATTTGGTACCTCGGCGACATTATATTTGGAAGCATCCCAGCAGGATGTCCATCAAGATAAATCAACGACAGAAAAGTCGAACAGTCAGAAGGTGCTTCTACAAAAGTCGTCGACGGCTAAACCGAAATATAAATGGAACATCGTTTGGAGGAACGTGATCGCTTTTATTTACCTTCATATAGGAGCTCTTTATGGATTCTATCTCTTCTTCAATGGAACAAAATTCTACACCTTTCTTTGGA CATTTGCAGTGGCATGCGCAGCAGCACTTGGTATCACAGCCGGTGCCCATAGATTATGGGCCCATCGAACCTATAAAGCAAAATGGCCCATGAGATTCGTACTGATGATCTGTCAAACAATCGCTTTCCAA AATCACATTTACGAGTGGGTGAGAGATCACCGAGTGCATCACAAGTTCACCGATACTGATGCCGATCCACATAACGCTCAAAGAGGATTCTTCTTTTCCCATATGGGATGGCTTTTGGTACGAAAACATCCGGATGTGATCAAGAAGGGTGCTACGATCGATATGAGCGACCTCGAAGCGGATCCCTTGGTAGTTTGGCAAAGAAg gtTGTATCTTTTCCTGATGCCCCTCTGCTGCTTCATAATCCCCATGTGGGTGCCGTGTTATTTCTGGGGAGAGAAACCATTTAATTCATGGTACAGCACCGTCTTTAGATACACTTTGTCCTTGAACTTGACGTGGTTGGTGAACTCGGCTGCTCATATATGGGGCATGAAACCTTACGACAA AACGATTGGACCAACGGAGAACATCAGTGTGGCTATATGCGCGTTCGGCGAAGGCTGGCACAATTACCATCACGTGTTCCCATGGGATTACAAAGCGGCTGAATTGGGAAATTATAGGACCAATTTCACCACCGGATTCATCGATGCCTGTTCGCGTATCGGATGGGCATACGACATGAAAACTGTTCCAGTTGAAATTGTGAAGAAACGAGCAGCCAGGACTGGCGATGGAACGAa ATACGATAAAACGGAAGCCCATCATCATAGCCACGAGAACATGAAATGGGGATGGGGAGACGCGGACATGCAACCTGAAGAGATCCAGGAAGTCGAGATTATCAACAAAAGCGATTAA